Sequence from the Acidimicrobiia bacterium genome:
CCGTCGAGATCGTGGAGGGCTGGAAGGTGCTCTCGGAGATCTCGAGGTCCATCGGGCCGCACCGGCCCGTCCAGTGGAAGGTTCCAGCGTCCATGCGTGCCCCCAGGGGTCGGTGCCCTCGGCGAGGACCAGATCAGTGTACGCCCACGGTCGACCTTTGTCGGGGGTGGTTGTTCACAGGGCGAGGTGGAGGCGCAACGCCTCGTCGATCGCAGCCATTAGGGTTGGCGGCACGGATCCGAGCCGGGCGCCGACACGGCCGACGGCGAGCGACCGCACCTGCTCCGCCTGGGCCTTGGAGTCGTGCCCCAGCCCGGTGGCGGCCGAAGGCAGCAAGACTTGGAAGGGGTATAGCCGCGCGACGCTGGTCGAGAGGGGCACGACCGTGATGACTCCCCTGCCGAGACGGGCCGCCGCGGTGTTGGCGCCGTCGTTGGAGACGATCACCGCCGGCCGCCGCTTATCCGCCTCGCCCGACTTGGCTGGATCGAGGTCGACCGAGCGGATCTCGCCGCGCAGCATCAGCGAATGCCCAGCCCGTCGCCGACCACGGCATCCCACGCATCGGCCTGATCGGATCCTTCCCACTCCTCCCAGGCGTCGGCGTACTCCGCACCAAGTTCCTCCGCCCGCAACATGCGCACCGCCCGGTGGACCACAGCCGATCGAGACTCGTAGCCGCGGCTGCGTGCGTAGCGATCGAGGAACTCGACGTCTTCGGCCGGGAGGCTCACGCTCAGCTTCACACCACAATCCTACCTTTGGTATGACCAGAGTACTACCAGGGAGATGCCACCCATCGCCACGGGGTGTGCCCAAGCACTGCGAACCACCCAGCCGCTGCACCACCGCGCCCGTCGGTGCAACGGGTTTCTGTCATACCGGGGTCGTATCTTCGGGGAATGACTGTCCTTCTGGATCGGGTCGACGTGCCGATGTTCACCGAGGACCTCGTGGACCGGCTGGCCGACCGCCGCCGGCAGATCGCAGCCCTCGAGGCCGAATGCGCCGACCTGGTCGCCGAGCTCGTCGAGCGGGCCGATCACGAGGCCCTGGGGCATCGCTCCCTCGTCGGCCTCCTGGTCGATCGCGTGGGCGTCTCCTCTGGCGCAGCCAGGGGGATGATCAGAGTGGCGACCGCCCTCACCGACATGCCAGCCACCCGCCTCGCCCTTGCCGAAGGCGACATCGACCTGCCCCGGGCGCGCTTGCTCGCCTCGGCCCGTGACACCAACCCCGTCCTCTTTGCGCGACATGAGCGCACCCTGGTCGACGCCGCCACCAGCCTGGGGATGACCGACACCACGCGGGCGGTCTCCTACTGGACCCAGCAGGCCAACCTGGGCGCCGCCGAAGCAGGTGCCGCCGCGGCGTGGGACCGCCGCCGCCTCTTCGTGTCGACGGTGGGCAGCGTCGTCCATCTCGACGGCGTCCTCGACCCGGTCTCCGGGCAGGTGGTGATGACCGCCCTCGGGCTCGCCACCGACCGGGGCAACCTCGATCCGTGCGACACCCGCTCCGCCCCCCAGCGGCGCGCCGACGCCCTCGTCGAGATGTGCCGGGACCGCCTCGAGCGGGTCGAGCCCGACGACCCGCGCACCGAGCGGCCGCACGTCATGGTGCACCTCTCTCTGGATGCCCTGGAGGGCCGGGCGGGACGGCCCTGCGAGCTCGACGACGCCGGGGTGATCACCCCGCAGGAGGCCCGGATGCTCTCCTGCGACGCCAGGGTCACCCGGGTGATCACCGGCCCCGACTCCCGGATCGTCGACGTGGGGCGCACCACCAGGGTGGTGTCCACCGGGATGCGCCTCGCCCTCGCCGCACGCGATCGGGGATGCGTGATGCCGGGATGTGGGGCACCTCGCCGTTGGTGCGACGCCCACCATGTGGTCCACTGGGCCGACGGTGGGCCGACCACGCTCGACAACCTGGTCCTGCTCTGCGCCCGCCATCACACCCTGGTCCATCAGGGCCGGGCCTGGATCCCCAGGCGGGAGTGAGCCGCCCCACGCCCATACACTCGCCGTCACATGCCACCGCTTCGCCCCGTCCTGGTCGGAATCCTGATCGCCGGCCTGGTCGCCGCCGTTGCCGTGGGCGCCTTCGTGCTGCTTGGCGACGACACCCCGAGCACCACCGGCACGACCGCTCTCGCCGCCACCACCAGCACCACCGAAGCGGCGCCGGCGACGACCACCACTCCCGCCACCACCACGACCATCGTCCCGTCCACGACCACCACCACCGAGCCGCCCCTGCATCCCTGGGTGGACCGCCGCACCGTGGGGCTGCCCTGGGGAGACACCGTCACCGGCCTGCTCACCTTCCGGGGCAACCCCACCCACACCTTCCACGGCACCGGCCCGGTCCCCGACGATCCGGTGATCCTGTGGCGGTACCCGCAGGGCTCCCCGATGTGCTCGCAGCTCGCCGACTTCGGGGTGGTCTACACCTGGTGTGGCAACGGATGGACCGGCCAGCCGGTGGTGTGGGAGCGGCCCGACGGCGTGGTCGAACTGCTCTCCGGCTCCTACGACGCCCGATTCCACTTCGTCGACACCGCCACCGGGCTGCCGACCCGTGCTCCACTGCAGACCGGGAGCGTCGTCAAGGGCAGCCCCACCCTCGACCCCGATGGCTTTCCTCTTGTCTACTTCGGCAGCACCGACGGCCGGCTGCGGATCGTCGCCCTCGACCGGGGTGAGGCCGAAGAGCTCTGGCAGTTCGCCTCGCCTCCCTTCTCGGAGGAGGGACGCTGGAACACCCACTGGGACTCCGCCCCCCTCGTCGTCAACGACTTCATGTTCGAAGGCGGCGAGAACTCCATGTACTACGTGTGGCGGCTCAACCGCTCCTACGACGCCTCGGGCCTGGTCGCCGTCGACCCGGAGCTCGTCTTCAAGATTCCCACCTGGGACGACGACCTGCTGGCCAAGATCCAGCGGGGCTGCTCCGCCAGCAACCAGGCCCGCTGCACCTCCACCAGCGTCGAATCCACCACAGCCATGTTCGAGGGTCGCATCTACTTCGGCACCTCGGCGGGACGGATCCTCGGGCTGGACATCACCGGCGTCGAGCAGGGCAAGGTCGAGGTGGTGTTCGACTACTGGGTGGGCGACGACTCCGACGGCACCCTGGTGGTCGACCCGGAGGGGATGCTCTACGTCCCTGTGCAGTGGAAGCGGTTCAACGATCGCAGCCGCGAGGTCGGACAGCTGGTCAAGCTCGACCCGTACACCGACGGCGATCCCCGGGTGTGGGGGATGTCCTCCGTCACCGACTCCTCCGCCTACGGGGGGGTGTGGGGCAGCCCGGCGCTGGGGGACGGCGTCGTCTATGTGCTCACCAACAAAGGCAACGTGGTCGCCGTCGATCAGGAGACCGGCGAGGAGCTCTGGTACCACCACATCGGCCCGGCCCCCCGGGTGGGGATGTCGACGGCGCTCACCTCCCCCGTGCTGATCGGCGACGACCTCCTGGTGGCCGGATGGGAGGGCACGCTGCACCGGTTCGACGTCTCCGACCCCCGCAGCCCGACCCTGGTGTGGTCCTTCCCGGTGGGAGGGGCGACCATCGAGGCCACCCCGGCGGTGTGGGACGGAGTCATCTACCTCTTCTCGCGCGACGGATACCTCTACGCCATCGGCGATGCCGGCTGATCGCTCCGGCTACAGGCCGGCGATCTCCATGGGTTCCAGGTCGTCGGCCGGTTCGAAACCGAGCACCCGCCCGTAGAACCACAGTTCCGCCTCCAGCGCCCGCACCTGGGTGGAGGCCGCCCGGAACCCGTGCCCCTCGCCCGCGAACTCCAGGTACCCCACCGGCACCCCCTGCCTCACGAGGGCGTCTCGCATCGCCCGGGCTTGTTCCGGCGGGACCACGCGGTCGTCGGCGCCTTGGAGCAGCAGCACCGGCACCCGGATCGATCCGACCTGCTCGATCGGGGACCGCTCCCGGTACACCTGCCGCTCCTCCGGGTACGGCCCCACCAGCCGGTCCAGATAGCGTGACTCGAACTTGTGGGTGTCGGTGGCCAGGGTCTCCAGGTCGGTTACGGCGTACTGCGCCGAACCGGCGGTGAAGGTCTGGTGCTGCGCCAGTGCCAGGAGGACGGTGAACCCGCCGGCGCTCCCGCCCGAGATCACCAGCCGCTGCGGGTCTGCTCTCCCGGCGGCGGCGAGGTGGGCGGCGGCGAGGGCGCAGTCCCTCACGTCCACCACACCCCAGGTCCCCTCCAGTCGCCGGCGATAGGCCCGTCCGTACCCGGAGGAGCCCCCGTAGTCGACGTCGAGGACGCCGAAGCCCCGGCTGGTCCAGAAGAGGCGGCCCGGGAGCAGGCCC
This genomic interval carries:
- a CDS encoding ribbon-helix-helix domain-containing protein; translation: MKLSVSLPAEDVEFLDRYARSRGYESRSAVVHRAVRMLRAEELGAEYADAWEEWEGSDQADAWDAVVGDGLGIR
- a CDS encoding PQQ-binding-like beta-propeller repeat protein; its protein translation is MPPLRPVLVGILIAGLVAAVAVGAFVLLGDDTPSTTGTTALAATTSTTEAAPATTTTPATTTTIVPSTTTTTEPPLHPWVDRRTVGLPWGDTVTGLLTFRGNPTHTFHGTGPVPDDPVILWRYPQGSPMCSQLADFGVVYTWCGNGWTGQPVVWERPDGVVELLSGSYDARFHFVDTATGLPTRAPLQTGSVVKGSPTLDPDGFPLVYFGSTDGRLRIVALDRGEAEELWQFASPPFSEEGRWNTHWDSAPLVVNDFMFEGGENSMYYVWRLNRSYDASGLVAVDPELVFKIPTWDDDLLAKIQRGCSASNQARCTSTSVESTTAMFEGRIYFGTSAGRILGLDITGVEQGKVEVVFDYWVGDDSDGTLVVDPEGMLYVPVQWKRFNDRSREVGQLVKLDPYTDGDPRVWGMSSVTDSSAYGGVWGSPALGDGVVYVLTNKGNVVAVDQETGEELWYHHIGPAPRVGMSTALTSPVLIGDDLLVAGWEGTLHRFDVSDPRSPTLVWSFPVGGATIEATPAVWDGVIYLFSRDGYLYAIGDAG
- a CDS encoding type II toxin-antitoxin system PemK/MazF family toxin, translating into MLRGEIRSVDLDPAKSGEADKRRPAVIVSNDGANTAAARLGRGVITVVPLSTSVARLYPFQVLLPSAATGLGHDSKAQAEQVRSLAVGRVGARLGSVPPTLMAAIDEALRLHLAL
- a CDS encoding DUF222 domain-containing protein, whose amino-acid sequence is MTVLLDRVDVPMFTEDLVDRLADRRRQIAALEAECADLVAELVERADHEALGHRSLVGLLVDRVGVSSGAARGMIRVATALTDMPATRLALAEGDIDLPRARLLASARDTNPVLFARHERTLVDAATSLGMTDTTRAVSYWTQQANLGAAEAGAAAAWDRRRLFVSTVGSVVHLDGVLDPVSGQVVMTALGLATDRGNLDPCDTRSAPQRRADALVEMCRDRLERVEPDDPRTERPHVMVHLSLDALEGRAGRPCELDDAGVITPQEARMLSCDARVTRVITGPDSRIVDVGRTTRVVSTGMRLALAARDRGCVMPGCGAPRRWCDAHHVVHWADGGPTTLDNLVLLCARHHTLVHQGRAWIPRRE